In the Paenibacillus sp. FSL R7-0337 genome, GCCTATGATGTGAATTCAACGCTCTGGATCGCGTATTATGGTCCCCTTGCGATCAATATTATTGTAGATCAGGCCTCGGAAGCGCTGCTTGGAGCTAACTGAGATGGACCAATATCTGTCGTCCGCCCCCTGGAGGGAACTGGCGGAGGATTACCGGATGAGACTGGGGGAGCCGCCTGCGGGCAGCGTCCGCACCATTGCTCTGAGTGAGCTGCAAGACGAGGCGGTGTGCCGCGAATATGTTAGCTGGCTTAAGGATTATATCGGTGCGCCGGACACACAGGTTGCGGCTTCCATGCTGGCTAAGCGGATCGGATATCTGTGGATCGCGCCAATACTGACCGCCATGACCATTCATAATCGTGAAGTCTTCTTCCCGCTGGACAGAAGCTTCCTCTATCATCCGGCTTCTGCAGAAGAGACGACATTCCCTTTCCTGGCACTGGACAGGCTGCAGTCAGCCTCCCCGGCGGATGATCGGGGAGTATGGCGCGAAGCTGTTGTTAAGGAAAATTTTGCAGTACGGCTTGCGCCGATGCTGCAGACGCTTGCTGCCGTTGGACCTGTCTCCATGGCTGTGCTGTGGGAGAATATTATGGTGCGTATTGCTCCGCTGTATGCGCCCGGAGCAGATCTGTCCGGCGAAGAAAGGCTGCGGATGCAAGAGGATTTTGCGTTTCTGACCCGAACGGCCGCCGGTCCATTGTTCAGCGCAAGGCGCAACCCGTTCACCCGGTTCACCGAGGGGAATGACGAGGCTCCGGTTGCGAAGAGCAAGCGCATTACGTGCTGCTTTTACTACCGGATGTCCGGAGAATATTGCAGAAAGTGTCCGAAAATTGACAATGAGAATGAATCTCAATTAAAATGACAGCAGGTCTATCCGTTTAGCAAAGGATACTGTTGTCAGGAGATGAGAGAAATGCCGCAACAAGAACAGGCGAGTCTATGGAGTGATACGGCGGTCAAGATGCTTGATGTGCGCAGTGGTACTGTGCCGCCCGGCGGCGTGCTGAGCGAAACGGAACTGGCGGCAAATCAGCTGCTGCTGGCCATCGGCGGGCAGGGAGGGCTTGTGATGAATGGTGAAGGCAGCCATGTCCAGGCCTCTTTTGCTTGTCATGCTGCCAAGGGATCAGCCTATACTCTGAGTGCGGGATCAGACAACATTCATTATACAGCTATTAGCTACAAGGCCATTCCTGTTGCGGGAGCTGCCCATGTGCTCTTCCCGCAGCGCAATCACCCGCTGCGGACTTCGTTTGTACACCATTCCGCGCCCCCTGCGGAGCTGCATATGGCAGCGGAGAGAATTGCAGCCAAATGGAGCCGGGGAGAAGGACTGGAACGCTTCCATGCCAATGCGCTGCTGCAAGGTATGCTCTACGAGCTTATTATGGAGCATGAACGTGGTCAGGGCGGCAGAGAGCCGGATATGGTGGATGTTGTTGCCGCCTATATCGCGGGGCATTATCGTCAGGAGCTGGGGCTTAAGGAGCTGGCCGCACTGGCCGGATGCGGCGTGCGGCAGCTCCAGCGGCGGTTCAAGCAGGAGAAGCAGCTCGGGCCGATGGAATACGTGATCCAGCTGCGGATGGAGAATGCAGAGCGAATGCTGCGTTACACGGATGCTCCCATCGGCGTAATCGCGGAGCGGACAGGCTACCGCGACATGTATTATTTCAGCAGAGCATTCAAGAAGCATTATGGAGTCCCTCCGCAGCTCTACAGGCGTGCTGCCGCTTCAGATCCGGGGACGGTTCCCGTTCCTTCGGGATTGCCGGAACGCTCGGTCTCCCCGCACGGATCAACACAGGGTCCGGTGATCCCCCATCTGCGGGGCGAATATCTTGTCACCTCTGCTCCGCAGCGGATCGCTGTGCTGGACGTCCAATATGCTGACCATTTACATGCGCTGGGGATGTCCCCCGCAGGAAGCGTAGGCTTCGGAAGCGGGGCGCTGAATTTCCCGCCGTATTTCCGGGAGAGATTAACGGCAACGGAAATGCTCGGAACCTATGAGTACCCGGATCTGCCGGCGGTTGAACGGCTGCGGCCGGATCTGATTATCTGCACCGAGGTGCATGCTCCGCACTATGAACGCTTAAGCCGGGTAGCGCCAACGGTCATGTTCAAGCGTAATGAGAGCTGGCAGACGATTCTGCGTCTGTTCGGAGAACTGACCGGCAAGCAGGAGGAGGCAGAGCATATTATTGCCGATTATCTCCGCCGTACAGCATTGCTGTCCGCAGAGCTTGCTCCGGTACTCGCGGGTAAAAGTGTTGCGCTGATCCGTCCGCGCGAGTCCATCGTCCGGGTACACACGGCTTCTCACCGCACAGGTGCTGTACTGTACCGCGACCTTGGTCTGCCTGCCCCGTTATTTGTGGCGGACACCGCCTCTGACACGGCCTATCATATTTCCGTGGACAGACTTCCGGCTGTGCATGCTAACTACTACTTTTTGCTCAGCAACGAGAGAATGCAGGGGGGAATATCGATGACAGAGCACAGTGTGAGGGGCATGCTAGGTGCAGATCAGCGGCAGCTTATATACCCGGTAGATGCTGCTACCTGGATCGGCTGTTATGGACCTACAGGCATCAACTGCATTCTGGATCAGGTGGCCCAGGCCTTGCTGGCTTGAGTGATGACGGCTGCCAATTACATCTCCCGATCATACTTGAACCG is a window encoding:
- a CDS encoding (2Fe-2S)-binding protein, with the protein product MDQYLSSAPWRELAEDYRMRLGEPPAGSVRTIALSELQDEAVCREYVSWLKDYIGAPDTQVAASMLAKRIGYLWIAPILTAMTIHNREVFFPLDRSFLYHPASAEETTFPFLALDRLQSASPADDRGVWREAVVKENFAVRLAPMLQTLAAVGPVSMAVLWENIMVRIAPLYAPGADLSGEERLRMQEDFAFLTRTAAGPLFSARRNPFTRFTEGNDEAPVAKSKRITCCFYYRMSGEYCRKCPKIDNENESQLK
- a CDS encoding helix-turn-helix domain-containing protein, with protein sequence MPQQEQASLWSDTAVKMLDVRSGTVPPGGVLSETELAANQLLLAIGGQGGLVMNGEGSHVQASFACHAAKGSAYTLSAGSDNIHYTAISYKAIPVAGAAHVLFPQRNHPLRTSFVHHSAPPAELHMAAERIAAKWSRGEGLERFHANALLQGMLYELIMEHERGQGGREPDMVDVVAAYIAGHYRQELGLKELAALAGCGVRQLQRRFKQEKQLGPMEYVIQLRMENAERMLRYTDAPIGVIAERTGYRDMYYFSRAFKKHYGVPPQLYRRAAASDPGTVPVPSGLPERSVSPHGSTQGPVIPHLRGEYLVTSAPQRIAVLDVQYADHLHALGMSPAGSVGFGSGALNFPPYFRERLTATEMLGTYEYPDLPAVERLRPDLIICTEVHAPHYERLSRVAPTVMFKRNESWQTILRLFGELTGKQEEAEHIIADYLRRTALLSAELAPVLAGKSVALIRPRESIVRVHTASHRTGAVLYRDLGLPAPLFVADTASDTAYHISVDRLPAVHANYYFLLSNERMQGGISMTEHSVRGMLGADQRQLIYPVDAATWIGCYGPTGINCILDQVAQALLA